The DNA sequence ATGTTCTTCGCTAAGCTAAATTCTGGATCAACATGATGCTGCTTCTTTCTAGAGTACATAGTTTTGTGGATATTTACGCAAGATGTATTACCATATTATGGGGTTTGGATGTTGCTGTTATCTTGTTACGGGTTTGGTTGCCAGACACTCAAACCTTTGATTAAACTAGTAATAGTATTTGTTCCTCGAAACATATGAAGGCTACAGAGAGTTTGTTTCGCTTGTCAATATAGTTtgcatgataatttttttaattattttgcaaTGCATTCTCTTGAAGGCGGGCTTAAAGGATTTGACAAGGTGCTTTGGGAAGTTGTTGATTACAAGAAGGGAGAAAATCCATCCATTACCTTCAAATACCATTGCCGTGATGGCGAGGAAGGTACTACTTCTTTATCTCAATCTCTGTCTTTGGCTCTTTATGTGTAGGTAACTTCAGACTTCACTCTGCTATGTCGAAACAGGATATCCTGGAGATGTTTCTGTGACGGCAACGTACACTCTAACTGCAAGCACTAGTATGAGGCTTGACATGGAAGCAATTCCTGAAAATAAGCCCACTCCAATAAATCTAGCTCAGCATACCTACTGGAATCTGGCTGGCCACAACTCAGGCAACATTCTGGATCATTCAGCTCAGATATGGGCAATGCACATCACCCCTGTAGATCAGAACACAATCCCAACTGGAGAAATTATGCCAGTTAAGGGCACTGCATTTGACTTTTCTGCAGAGAAGAAGATTGGAAGTTCTATCAGCGAAGTCCCTGGCTTAGGATATGATCACAACTATGTCCTTGATTGCGGGGATGAAAAATTGGGCTTGAAACATGCTGCAAAGTTGAAAGATCCATCAAGTGCAAGGGTTCTCAACCTATGGACCAATGCTCCAGGTATGCAGTTTTACACAGGAAATTATGTTTCCGGAGTTGTTGGGAAAGGTGGAGCGGTGTATGGTAAACATGCAGGCGTTTGTATGGAGACTCAAGGATTTCCAAATGCTATTAATCAACCAAACTTTCCATCTGTAGTTGTTAAACCTGGCGAGAAGTACCAGCACAGCATGTTGTTTGAGTTTTCAGCAGAATAAGCAAGTACCATAAATTAGTTGTAGGACTCAAAAAATTATCTGAGTGAGGAATGGAATAATACATGTTTCTAGACTGTATGCGTGATGCGAGCAGAACTTTGAAATGTCGTGTGGATGATGCTGAATTTTGAACTGCCTATGGTGACAATGAAACTTGTTTGAAAAATTCAGATGTTAACTCATTTTTAAGGTAAATGGTCGACAtctagtttattttttatattgagAATGAGATTATTTTGTTACAATTTATTACAGGTATATCGTCTATATACACACTTTTCCACACACCAATTTCAAGCTAGCCATTTCATCTCAATTTATCTATGGATTACACTAGGAAAATGTCTTAGatgaaagtttaagtcctcATAGCAGGGGACAACTTCCAACTATAGTTTCTGGAAATTACGTCGAGAACATATTATTAATATGCCTcaaactttccattttctaacataCACGTGGGCTTCTGAGAATGGATACTGTATTCTGATGGGATCCTATTGGAACTGCGAGTTTAGTCTCTTTTACTATGGACAGAATACTAGAACATCTGCAGAAATTTCAAGACTGTGCAAGTCATTTTATGCTTGGAAACTCCCTTCTGATTTCTCATTGGCTGCTTCTGATTGTTATTGTGGAAGTTGCCTTCTGAGAGAGGAGTTCTCAAAGGATGCTCTTCCTGAATGGATTGATTGGCAACAAAAGAAAGACATAGTTCTGGCTTTTGCATCCTCGATAAAGATCCTTCTGTCCAACTGTTTGAGCCAGAGAATTTTAAATGTTCCAGACCAACCTCAGTTGCCTCCTTTTACCTTTCAGAACCCGACACACTGTAGTAATAAGTGGCCTCGCAAGATGC is a window from the Daucus carota subsp. sativus chromosome 8, DH1 v3.0, whole genome shotgun sequence genome containing:
- the LOC108197533 gene encoding uncharacterized protein LOC108197533 is translated as MAEAKAQIFELNNGTMKACISNYGCTITSLFVPDKNGKLADVVLGFDSVEPYLKGAAPYFGCIVGRVANRIKEGKFTLDGVNYSLPINNGPNSLHGGLKGFDKVLWEVVDYKKGENPSITFKYHCRDGEEGYPGDVSVTATYTLTASTSMRLDMEAIPENKPTPINLAQHTYWNLAGHNSGNILDHSAQIWAMHITPVDQNTIPTGEIMPVKGTAFDFSAEKKIGSSISEVPGLGYDHNYVLDCGDEKLGLKHAAKLKDPSSARVLNLWTNAPGMQFYTGNYVSGVVGKGGAVYGKHAGVCMETQGFPNAINQPNFPSVVVKPGEKYQHSMLFEFSAE